Proteins from one Nicotiana tabacum cultivar K326 chromosome 23, ASM71507v2, whole genome shotgun sequence genomic window:
- the LOC107827782 gene encoding uncharacterized protein LOC107827782, producing the protein MGVGISVLIGLKAATLFLLFATFKNYGYTLLSIPCLYASLVSFLVALAANPSINLPILLGKNSDGSFPIWSLIMFSPYLYFVRGFSALRRLKSGEPPYSEIFEGLYVGGWPSEIKKLPPGNPAIIDCTCELPRMLEFTGNHAFLCIPTWDTRSPQPSDIEVAVKWACRKRAQNIPVFIHCAYGHGRSVAVMCALLVALGLAEDWKNAEKLIKEKRPYIRMNALHRKALEEWSKDRLSSPKRNEVGVSSVILSSANDRLIN; encoded by the exons ATGGGTGTTGGAATATCAGTGCTAATAGGCCTAAAGGCAGCAACTTTATTCCTATTATTTGCAACATTCAAGAATTATGGCTACACATTATTGTCAATACCATGTTTATATGCATCATTAGTATCATtcttagtagcattagctgctaATCCATCAATTAATCTTCCAATTCTATTAGGAAAAAACTCAGATGGGTCTTTTCCAATATGGTCATTAATTATGTTTAGTCCATATTTGTATTTTGTTAGAGGGTTTTCAGCATTAAGAAGGTTGAAAAGTGGTGAACCTCCATATAGTGAGATTTTTGAAGGGTTATATGTTGGGGGTTGGCCTTCTGAAATTAAGAAATTGCCACCTGGAAATCCTGCTATTATTGATTGTACTTGTGAGTTGCCTAGGATGTTGGAGTTTACAGGGAATCATGCATTTTTGTGTATTCCAACTTGGGATACAAGGTCACCTCAGCCAAGTGATATTGAAGTTGCTGTTAAGTGGGCTTGTAGAAAAAGAGCTCAGAATATACCTGTTTTCATCCATTGTGCATATG GTCATGGAAGGAGTGTCGCCGTCATGTGTGCACTGTTAGTAGCTCTGGGTCTAGCAGAAGATTGGAAAAATGCTGAGAAGTTGATCAAAGAAAAGCGgccatatatcagaatgaatgCTCTGCATCGTAAAGCTTTAGAGGAATGGTCTAAGGATCGACTTTCTTCTCCTAAGAGAAATGAAGTTGGAGTCAGTTCTGTAATTCTGTCGAGTGCTAATGACCGTTTGATCAACTGA